The following are encoded together in the Capsulimonas corticalis genome:
- a CDS encoding ArsR/SmtB family transcription factor, with amino-acid sequence MDLLKSLRLLGDKGRVRVLRLLAQEDLSVAELQEILGVGQSSISMQLSQLKQEGFVEARRVGQKSIYRASAPPGAQTILTEVLSRCTEEIAEAAHDDEGLQLILTRRKDDLRGYFDELAGRFGRDYVPGRSWKALSEMLLRLLPPIDIADLGAGEGTLSLSLAQRAKRVIAVDNSVKMVEYGADIARRNGVTNLEYRLGDLEELPMDNECVDLVLMHQALHHALHPKKAISEAWRILRPGGRIAILDLLKHDFDGARELYGDVWLGFSQVELIELLRGAKFQAIDVSIVGREEDAPHFETVMAVAEK; translated from the coding sequence ATGGACTTATTGAAATCGTTACGACTGCTGGGCGACAAGGGGCGTGTGCGTGTATTACGGCTGCTCGCGCAGGAAGATCTGAGCGTCGCCGAGCTTCAGGAGATTCTCGGCGTGGGCCAGAGCAGCATCTCGATGCAGCTTTCGCAACTGAAGCAGGAGGGATTTGTCGAGGCAAGGCGCGTCGGCCAAAAAAGCATTTATCGGGCTTCGGCTCCGCCGGGGGCGCAGACGATCCTCACGGAGGTCCTGAGCCGATGTACGGAAGAGATCGCCGAGGCGGCGCACGACGACGAGGGTTTGCAGCTGATCCTCACCCGGCGCAAGGACGACCTGCGCGGCTACTTCGACGAACTCGCCGGCCGCTTCGGCCGCGATTACGTTCCCGGGCGAAGCTGGAAAGCCCTTTCCGAGATGCTTCTGCGCCTGCTGCCCCCGATCGATATCGCGGACCTGGGCGCCGGCGAAGGCACGCTTTCGCTCTCGCTCGCCCAGCGCGCCAAACGCGTCATCGCCGTGGATAACTCCGTCAAGATGGTGGAGTACGGCGCGGACATCGCCCGCCGCAACGGCGTCACAAACTTAGAGTATCGCCTCGGCGACTTAGAAGAACTGCCGATGGACAATGAGTGCGTCGATCTCGTCCTGATGCATCAAGCGCTCCACCATGCCCTGCACCCCAAGAAGGCGATCTCCGAAGCCTGGCGGATTTTACGTCCCGGCGGCCGCATCGCCATTCTCGACCTGCTCAAACACGACTTCGACGGCGCGCGCGAACTGTACGGCGACGTCTGGCTCGGCTTCTCCCAGGTCGAGCTGATCGAACTGCTGCGCGGCGCAAAGTTCCAGGCCATCGACGTCTCCATCGTCGGCCGCGAGGAAGACGCCCCGCACTTTGAAACGGTGATGGCGGTGGCGGAGAAGTGA
- the ahcY gene encoding adenosylhomocysteinase has translation MTTVLDRVVANDYKVADISLADWGRKEISVAEYEMPGLMSIRHKYAAEKPLLGVRITGSLHMTIQTAVLIETLVELGATVRWASCNIFSTQDHAAAAIAATGVPVFAWKGESLEEYWWCTYQALAHAEGTGPELVVDDGGDVTLLIHKGYELENGSGWVNTPSDSHEEAVIKDLLKKVYAETPTRWHDVVAAWRGVSEETTTGVHRLYKMQADGQLLVPAINVNDSVTKSKFDNLYGCRESLADGIKRATDVMMAGKVAVICGYGDVGKGSAQSLRGMGARVIVTEVDPINALQAAMEGYEVKTVEDTLGTGDIYVTCTGNVDILTFEQLSKMKDQAIVCNIGHFDNEIQVDRLNTAPGVTKINIKPQVDQYTFPDGRSIFMLAEGRLVNLGCATGHPSFVMSASFSNQTLAQIDLWRNKDTYEVGVYTLSKKLDEEVARLHLEKIGVKLTTLTQKQADYIGVPTEGPYKPDSYRY, from the coding sequence ATGACCACCGTTTTGGATCGAGTCGTGGCGAACGACTATAAAGTCGCCGACATTTCCCTGGCCGATTGGGGCCGCAAAGAGATCTCCGTCGCCGAATACGAGATGCCCGGCCTGATGTCGATTCGTCATAAGTACGCGGCGGAGAAGCCGCTGCTGGGCGTTCGCATCACCGGTTCGCTGCACATGACCATCCAGACCGCCGTCTTGATCGAGACGCTGGTCGAGCTTGGCGCGACCGTGCGCTGGGCGAGCTGCAACATCTTCTCGACCCAGGACCACGCCGCCGCCGCCATCGCGGCCACCGGCGTTCCGGTCTTCGCCTGGAAGGGCGAATCGCTGGAGGAGTACTGGTGGTGCACCTACCAGGCGCTGGCCCATGCCGAAGGGACCGGTCCGGAGCTGGTGGTCGACGACGGCGGCGACGTCACCCTGCTGATCCACAAAGGCTACGAGCTGGAGAACGGCTCGGGCTGGGTCAACACTCCGTCGGACAGCCACGAAGAGGCGGTCATCAAAGATTTGCTCAAGAAGGTCTACGCCGAGACCCCGACCCGCTGGCATGATGTCGTCGCGGCATGGCGCGGCGTCTCCGAGGAGACCACCACGGGCGTTCATCGCCTTTATAAGATGCAGGCGGACGGCCAGCTTCTGGTCCCGGCGATCAATGTCAACGACAGCGTCACCAAGTCCAAGTTCGACAACCTGTACGGCTGCCGCGAATCGCTGGCCGACGGCATCAAGCGCGCCACCGACGTCATGATGGCCGGCAAGGTCGCGGTCATCTGCGGCTACGGCGATGTCGGCAAGGGCTCCGCGCAGTCCCTGCGCGGCATGGGCGCCCGCGTCATCGTCACCGAAGTCGATCCCATCAACGCCCTTCAGGCGGCGATGGAAGGGTACGAAGTCAAGACCGTCGAGGACACCCTGGGTACGGGCGACATCTATGTCACCTGCACCGGCAACGTCGATATCCTGACGTTCGAGCAATTGTCCAAAATGAAGGACCAGGCCATCGTCTGCAACATCGGCCACTTCGACAATGAGATCCAGGTGGACCGCCTGAACACCGCGCCCGGCGTCACGAAGATCAATATCAAGCCGCAGGTGGATCAATATACCTTCCCCGACGGCCGCAGCATCTTCATGCTCGCCGAAGGACGACTGGTGAACCTCGGCTGCGCCACCGGCCACCCGAGCTTTGTGATGTCCGCCAGCTTCTCGAACCAGACCCTGGCCCAGATCGACCTGTGGCGCAACAAGGATACGTACGAAGTTGGCGTCTACACCCTGTCCAAAAAACTGGACGAGGAAGTCGCTCGCCTGCACCTGGAGAAGATCGGCGTCAAGCTGACCACGCTGACGCAAAAGCAAGCCGATTATATCGGCGTGCCGACCGAAGGACCGTACAAGCCGGATAGCTATCGGTATTAA
- the metE gene encoding 5-methyltetrahydropteroyltriglutamate--homocysteine S-methyltransferase — protein MSLKTHNLGYPRVGARRELKKALESYWAGRSTQQELRDTAAALRKAHWITQRDAGIEWIPSNDFSFYDQTLDASVLFGVVPARFAHSPGRPVDLDTYFTMARGIDTENHATAGVAALEMTKWFDTNYHYLVPEFAAGQTFALSSSKPLEEYREALALGIKTTPVLLGPVSFLMLGKAYGENPDDLKEMLLRDLLPIYADLLGQLKSAGAEWAQIDEPCLCLDLTDRQRRWYDDAYRMLAGADTPKLLLATYFGELRDNLPLACRLPIDGLHIDAVRAPQEVERVCDGLRDDVLLSVGVVDGRNIWRNDFARSLDILRTARESIGADRLIVSPSCSLLHSPYSLKYEKAMDAEIKSWLAFAEEKLGEVKTLARLAGADGAHSELDAALRENRAMIAARRTSARIHDGAAQARLAMVCEDDWRRATPFAERVKAQQAHLNLPLFPTTTIGSFPQTAEVRGARARFKSGELSAEQYDAFLEEQTRDAVRWQEELGVDVLVHGEFERNDMVEYFGERLSGFVFTQNGWVQSYGSRCVKPPVIFGDVSRPAPMTLRWSEFAQSLTKLPMKGMLTGPITILQWSFVRDDQPRSVTARQIALALRDEVRDLEASGISVIQIDEPALREGLPLRRADRDAYLDWAVAAFRLASSGVRDQTQIHTHMCYCDFNDIIQSIADLDADVISIETARSQSELLEAFAQFQYPNDIGPGVWDIHSPRAPSAREMLALLQSYAEVVSPERLWVNPDCGLKTRGWEEVRPAMRHLIECAREARRKWEQ, from the coding sequence ATGTCTCTGAAAACACACAACCTGGGATATCCACGCGTCGGCGCGCGGCGGGAATTGAAAAAGGCGCTGGAATCTTACTGGGCCGGTCGATCCACGCAGCAGGAACTGCGGGACACGGCGGCCGCCTTGCGCAAGGCGCACTGGATCACGCAGCGTGATGCGGGGATCGAATGGATTCCTTCCAACGACTTTAGTTTCTACGATCAGACGCTCGACGCCAGCGTTCTTTTTGGCGTGGTTCCGGCGCGCTTTGCGCATTCCCCGGGACGGCCGGTCGATCTCGATACGTATTTCACCATGGCGCGCGGCATTGACACCGAAAACCACGCGACGGCCGGCGTCGCGGCGCTGGAGATGACGAAGTGGTTCGACACGAACTACCATTACCTCGTTCCGGAGTTTGCCGCGGGGCAGACGTTCGCGCTTTCGTCGTCCAAGCCGCTGGAGGAATATCGTGAGGCGCTGGCGCTTGGGATCAAGACCACGCCGGTTCTGCTCGGGCCCGTTTCGTTCCTAATGCTTGGTAAAGCGTACGGCGAGAACCCGGACGATTTGAAAGAAATGCTTCTGCGCGATCTGCTCCCTATTTACGCTGATCTGCTCGGTCAATTGAAATCCGCCGGCGCCGAGTGGGCGCAGATCGACGAACCATGCCTGTGTTTGGATTTGACCGATCGGCAGCGGCGTTGGTATGACGATGCGTATCGCATGCTCGCCGGCGCCGATACGCCGAAGCTTTTGCTGGCGACGTATTTTGGAGAACTTCGCGACAATCTGCCGCTGGCGTGTCGCCTGCCGATTGATGGGCTGCATATCGACGCCGTACGCGCGCCCCAGGAAGTCGAGCGCGTTTGCGATGGGCTGCGGGACGATGTGCTGCTGTCGGTCGGCGTGGTGGACGGCCGTAATATCTGGCGCAATGATTTTGCGCGGTCGCTCGACATTCTTCGGACGGCGCGTGAGAGCATCGGTGCGGATCGGCTGATCGTCTCGCCCTCATGTTCGCTGCTGCATTCGCCGTATTCTTTGAAATATGAGAAGGCGATGGATGCGGAGATCAAGAGCTGGCTGGCGTTTGCGGAGGAGAAGTTAGGGGAAGTCAAAACTCTGGCCCGGCTTGCTGGGGCTGATGGCGCCCACTCTGAACTCGACGCCGCATTGCGTGAAAACCGAGCGATGATCGCCGCACGCCGGACGAGCGCGCGTATTCACGATGGGGCGGCGCAGGCGCGACTGGCGATGGTGTGTGAGGACGATTGGCGGCGCGCCACGCCCTTCGCCGAGCGCGTGAAGGCGCAGCAGGCGCATCTGAACTTGCCGTTGTTTCCCACAACGACGATCGGCTCATTCCCACAGACCGCCGAGGTTCGCGGGGCGCGCGCTCGTTTTAAGAGCGGCGAACTGTCTGCCGAGCAGTACGATGCGTTCTTGGAGGAGCAAACGCGGGACGCCGTGCGCTGGCAGGAAGAGCTTGGCGTCGATGTCCTGGTCCATGGCGAGTTCGAGCGCAACGATATGGTGGAGTACTTTGGCGAGCGCCTGTCGGGATTTGTCTTCACGCAAAATGGGTGGGTGCAGAGTTATGGTTCGCGCTGTGTCAAGCCGCCGGTGATCTTTGGCGATGTCAGCCGTCCCGCGCCGATGACGCTGCGCTGGTCGGAATTCGCGCAGTCGCTGACGAAACTGCCGATGAAGGGGATGCTGACTGGGCCGATCACCATTTTGCAGTGGAGCTTTGTCCGCGACGATCAGCCGCGATCCGTGACCGCCAGGCAGATCGCGCTGGCTCTGCGCGATGAGGTTCGCGATTTGGAAGCGTCGGGGATTTCCGTCATCCAGATCGACGAGCCGGCCCTGCGCGAAGGTCTGCCGCTGCGCCGCGCGGACCGGGACGCGTATCTCGACTGGGCGGTCGCGGCGTTCCGGCTGGCCTCATCCGGCGTCCGGGACCAAACGCAGATCCACACGCATATGTGTTACTGCGACTTCAACGACATCATCCAGAGCATCGCCGACCTGGATGCGGACGTGATCTCCATCGAGACCGCCCGCTCGCAGTCCGAGCTGCTGGAGGCGTTCGCGCAGTTCCAATATCCGAATGACATTGGGCCCGGCGTATGGGATATCCACTCGCCGCGCGCGCCGTCGGCGCGGGAGATGCTCGCGCTTTTGCAAAGCTACGCGGAAGTCGTTTCACCGGAGCGCCTGTGGGTGAACCCGGACTGCGGCCTCAAAACACGCGGCTGGGAGGAAGTGCGGCCGGCGATGCGCCATCTGATCGAATGTGCGCGGGAGGCGCGTCGCAAATGGGAACAATGA